One Chelonoidis abingdonii isolate Lonesome George chromosome 17, CheloAbing_2.0, whole genome shotgun sequence DNA segment encodes these proteins:
- the ARPC4 gene encoding actin-related protein 2/3 complex subunit 4: MERSAHPGREEPPRRYPPLPLPGSRTDRSEAAAMTATLRPYLNAVRATLQAALCLENFSSQVVERHNKPEVEVRSSKELLLQPVIISRNEKEKVLIEGSINSVRVSIAVKQADEIEKILCHKFMRFMMMRAENFFILRRKPVEGYDISFLITNFHTEQMYKHKLVDFVIHFMEEIDKEISEMKLSVNARARIVAEEFLKNF, translated from the exons ATGGAACGGTCCGCCCATCCCGGAAGAgaggagccgccgcggcggtacCCGCCACTTCCGCTTCCTGGGAGCCGGACGGACAGGAGTGAAGCTGCCGCTATG ACTGCCACCCTGCGCCCCTACCTGAACGCGGTGCGCGCCACGCTGCAGGCTGCCCTGTGCCTGGAGAATTTCTCCTCCCAGGTGGTGGAGCGACACAACAAGCCGGAGGTGGAAGTCAG GAGTAGCAAAGAGCTGCTGTTGCAGCCGGTGATCATCAGCAGGAATGAGAAAGAGAAGGTTCTGATCGAGGGGTCCATCAACTCTGTGAGAGTCAGCATTGCAGTGAAACAG GCAGATGAGATCGAGAAGATCCTGTGCCACAAATTCATGCGCTTCATGATGATGAGGGCTGAGAACTTCTTCATCCTGCGCAGGAAACCCGTGGAG GGTTATGACATCAGCTTCCTGATCACAAACTTCCACACAGAGCAGATGTACAAGCACAAGCTAGTGGACTTTGTGATCCACTTCATGGAAGAGATTGACAAGGAGATCAGTGAGATGAAGCTGTCCGTCAACGCCAGGGCTCGCATTGTGGCTGAGGAGTTCCTCAAGAAC
- the TADA3 gene encoding transcriptional adapter 3 gives MESPRAELEGRVVTAQAWPWAPNPRTSSPEQEYEFQTTQLQASDPKNDALTVWAQWSPTVADLTSERCEPWRAAQTPEDEAEHYKIPPLGKHYSQRWAQEDLLEEQKDGARAAAAADKKKGILGPLTELDTKDVDALLKKSESQQEQPEDGCPFGPLTQRLLQALVEENIISPIEDSSIPELVGKDSGADGAGTSPRSQNKPFSVPHTKSLEGRLKEELIAQGLLESEDRPPEDSEDEVLAELRKRQAELKALSAHNRTKKQELLRLAKDELHRQVLRQRVRMADNEVMDAFRKIMAARQKKRTPTKKEKDQAWKTLKERESILKLLDG, from the exons ATGGAAAGTCCAAGAGCAGAACTAGAGGGAAGGGTGGTCACGGCACAGGCCTGGCCCTGGGCGCCTAATCCAAGAACCTCCAGCCCAGAACAAGAATATGAGTTTCAGACGACCCAGTTACAGGCCTCGGATCCCAAAAACGATGCCCTAACa GTCTGGGCCCAGTGGAGCCCTACTGTGGCTGACCTCACTAGTGAGAGGTGCGAACCCTGGAGAGCTGCTCAAACCCCGGAGGATGAGGCTGAGCACTACAAG ATCCCACCTCTGGGGAAGCATTACTCTCAGCGCTGGGCCCAGGAGGATCTGCTGGAGGAGCAGAAAGATGGTGCccgggcagcagctgctgctgacaaGAAGAAAGGCATCCTGGGACCGTTAACAGAGCTGGACACAAAAG ATGTGGACGCCCTGCTGAAGAAGTCAGAGTCCCAGCAGGAGCAGCCTGAGGATGGCTGCCCATTTGGGCCCTTGACGCAGCGCCTCCTGCAGGCACTGGTCGAG GAGAACATCATCTCGCCCATCGAGGACTCCTCGATCCCAGAGCTGGTGGGCAAAGACTCGGGAGCTGACGGTGCTGGTACTTCGCCCCGCAGCCAGAACAAACCCTTCAG CGTCCCCCACACCAAGTCCCTGGAGGGACGGCTCAAAGAGGAGCTGATTGCCCAAGGCTTGCTGGAGTCAGAGGACCGCCCCCCTGAGGACTCAGAGGATGAGGTCCTGGCGGAGCTACGCAAAAGGCAGGCCGAGCTCAAGGCGCTCAGCGCTCACAACCGGACCAAGAAGCAGGAGCTGCTCAG GCTGGCCAAGGACGAGCTGCACAGGCAGGTTCTGCGGCAGCGGGTGCGCATGGCTGACAATGAGGTCATGGATGCCTTCCGCAAGATCATGGCGGCACGCCAGAAGAAACGCACGCCCACCAAGAAGGAGAAGGACCAGGCCTGGAAGACCCTGAAGGAGCGTGAGAGTATCCTCAAGCTCCTGGATGGCTAA